In the genome of Raphanus sativus cultivar WK10039 chromosome 4, ASM80110v3, whole genome shotgun sequence, one region contains:
- the LOC108851720 gene encoding protein LSD1 yields the protein MQEQLVCRGCRTTLMYPRGATNVCCALCRTISPPQGMDMARIVCCGCGIMLMYTRSATSVRCSCCHTLNLVPAPSNQTARINCGHCRIILMYPYGASSVKCAVCQYVTNVNMSNGRAPLSMNRPNLTASPSTRVPSTSTTQTVVVENPMSLNESGKLVSNVVVGVTTHKK from the exons ATGCAGGAGCAGTTGGTATGTCGTGGATGTAGAACTACGTTGATGTATCCAAGAGGAGCTACAAATGTGTGTTGTGCTTTGTGTAGAACCATCAGTCCTCCTCAAG GAATGGATATGGCTCGCATTGTATGCTGTGGTTGTGGGATTATGCTTATGTATACACGTTCTGCCACTAGCGTTAGATGTTCTTGTTGTCACACTTTGAACCTTGTCCCAG CACCTTCGAATCAGACGGCGCGTATCAACTGTGGGCATTGCCGAATAATACTCATGTATCCTTACGGAGCATCATCTGTTAAATGTGCTGTTTGCCAATACGTTACTAATGTTAAT ATGAGCAATGGAAGGGCTCCTCTCTCCATGAACCGGCCTAACTTAACAGCTTCTCCATCAACAAGAGTGCCCTCTACATCAACT ACCCAAACAGTTGTTGTGGAGAATCCCATGTCCTTGAATGAAAGTGGAAAACTG GTGAGCAATGTTGTGGTTGGAGTAACAACCCATAAAAAGTAA
- the LOC108851723 gene encoding CASP-like protein 1B1 — MAVAKLVLAATSGKSSKILLGLRVLAFLATLSAAIVMGLNKETKTFVVGNVGNTPIKATFTAKFQHTPAFVYFVVANAMVSFHNLLMIALQLFGGKTELTGFRLLSVAILDMLNVTLISAAANAAAFMAEVGKNGNKHARWDKICDRFATYCDHGAGALIAAFTGVVLMLIISAVSISRLVQPNKCSISTTAATPSVVP; from the exons ATGGCGGTTGCAAAGCTCGTATTAGCTGCTACGAGCGGTAAGAGCAGCAAAATACTCTTAGGGCTAAGAGTACTTGCCTTCTTAGCTACTTTATCTGCAGCCATTGTAATGGGATTGAACAAAGAGACGAAGACTTTTGTTGTGGGAAACGTAGGAAATACACCGATCAAAGCTACGTTCACTGCTAAGTTCCAACACACTCCAGCTTTTGT atattttgtaGTGGCTAATGCAATGGTTAGCTTCCACAACTTGCTGATGATTGCTCTTCAGCTATTTGGAGGAAAGACGGAACTCACTGGTTTTCGTCTTCTCTCGGTCGCTATTCTCGACATG ctgAATGTGACTCTGATATCGGCGGCAGCAAACGCGGCGGCGTTCATGGCGGAGGTGGGGAAGAACGGGAACAAACACGCCAGATGGGATAAAATCTGTGACAGATTCGCCACTTACTGCGATCACGGCGCCGGAGCATTAATCGCAGCCTTCACCGGCGTGGTCCTTATGCTCATTATCTCCGCTGTTTCCATCTCTCGTCTAGTTCAGCCTAATAAATGCTCCATCTCTACCACCGCAGCAACTCCCTCCGTCGTCCCCTGA
- the LOC108848663 gene encoding uncharacterized protein LOC108848663: MSKISKVSSFCLLLLLVFFLSSQPTLSLRVPKPQSETASPQTMIDDSSPMGMIDHAKSMISGFFSHKFPLMGWPFPKYPPFTMVNPNIPTNPSGAQEESEKLPSSPSNLNKDGGNA; encoded by the coding sequence ATGTCGAAAATCTCAAAGGTTTCTTCTTTCTGTTtactcctcctcctcgtcttcttcctcagttctcAACCTACACTCTCACTCCGTGTCCCAAAACCACAATCAGAAACAGCATCACCTCAAACCATGATCGATGATTCGTCTCCAATGGGAATGATCGACCATGCAAAATCCATGATTTCTGGATTCTTCAGCCACAAGTTTCCATTAATGGGCTGGCCTTTCCCCAAGTACCCACCCTTCACAATGGTTAACCCTAACATCCCAACAAACCCATCTGGAGCTCAAGAGGAATCAGAGAAGCTACCTTCTTCCCCAAGTAATCTTAACAAAGATGGAGGAAACGCATGA